A DNA window from Desertibacillus haloalkaliphilus contains the following coding sequences:
- a CDS encoding nuclease-related domain-containing protein, whose product MSFSLLVGITIIVTFDGDFIHIEKDGYGTRSIVGEMFARKRSFKNPQHQSFYHAKHLRNYLVSQGYQQQVKPVVILTTPSGKWMGRQDDDCPILRVNEFINYVNKRPAVDNWVPGTLSGVPGTGFHAPY is encoded by the coding sequence ATGAGCTTCTCCTTGCTAGTTGGTATTACGATTATTGTAACTTTTGATGGGGATTTTATCCACATCGAGAAGGATGGTTATGGTACCCGATCAATAGTCGGGGAAATGTTCGCAAGAAAACGGTCGTTTAAGAATCCACAACACCAATCCTTTTACCATGCCAAGCATCTAAGAAACTACTTAGTAAGTCAGGGATATCAACAACAAGTTAAACCTGTTGTTATCCTAACGACCCCTTCTGGAAAGTGGATGGGACGACAGGACGACGACTGCCCAATCCTTCGCGTGAATGAGTTTATTAACTATGTGAATAAGCGACCTGCTGTGGATAATTGGGTGCCAGGCACCCTCAGCGGGGTGCCTGGCACCGGATTTCATGCACCTTATTGA